In Cyprinus carpio isolate SPL01 chromosome A1, ASM1834038v1, whole genome shotgun sequence, the following proteins share a genomic window:
- the LOC122145347 gene encoding deoxycytidylate deaminase-like produces the protein MPSGCDDDLLPWSRSADNKLDTKYPYVCHAELNAIMNKNSADVKGCTMYVALFPCNECAKLIIQAGIKDVICLSDKYHDTLEMTASRQLLNLAGITYNSYWPE, from the exons ATGCCCAGTGGTTGTGACGATGACCTGCTGCCCTGGTCTCGCAGTGCTGATAACAAGCTGGACACCAAATACCCCTATG TGTGCCATGCAGAGCTGAACGCCATTATGAATAAGAACTCGGCAGATGTCAAGGGTTGCACCATGTATGTAGCGCTCTTCCCCTGTAACGAGTGCGCCAAACTCATTATTCAAGCAg GTATAAAGGATGTGATCTGTTTGTCAGACAAATACCATGACACTCTAGAAATGACTGCCTCCAGACAGCTGCTTAACTTAGCAGGCATCACGTACAA TTCTTACTGGCCCGAATGA